The following are encoded together in the Negativicutes bacterium genome:
- a CDS encoding diguanylate cyclase yields the protein MGKKALASILSFVILCLFLSIIFYWQISIPSQQQAHNGVINISNLNTPVRLDGEWKFYWQQLLAPSDLKQDHEISLATIPGVWNGNQLYSTDAKLPPDGYATYSLTFNIDQPSQQLSILLPHISTSYNIWINGKQLSSIGTVGTTTNSAFPQYATQELQFETQAGANNIVIQIANFTNLFGGINSSIYLGTPQQIQLLDRKNLTIDVLLIGSLIIMGIYHFTLFTSRKKDFSAFHFGLLCLIIGLRTAVTSQRYILTLFPDLPWELLTKIEYLTYYLGTITIIRFLYSLYPTKPMQKLIKFSLPIVLFFSLLVVFTDVKVYGKYSDFFDLYILAGSAIIFYSLWLARKKFFFYALIFTYGFIILLVTVINDLLQYKNILHTPLLLPFGLLTFMSCQAFILCLRFTNAFRLVEAMSISLKNKNKKLRQLYIEQKKSTEIISSWNQKLEETVSARTKALEEANNKLLELSFLDGLTKIANRRHFDEVLEKEWFRSCRSQLPLSVIIFDIDFFKLYNDHYGHLSGDECLKKVAKTASACIKRSCDLAARYGGEEFVFLLPNTNLYGAIKVAERLRQGIENLNIEHVKSPKNKITCSVGVATLIADKALLPTEILALADKNLYKAKDSGRNTIYYSV from the coding sequence TCGTAATTTTATGCTTGTTTTTATCAATTATATTTTATTGGCAAATATCTATACCCTCGCAACAACAAGCTCATAATGGAGTTATCAATATTTCAAACCTCAACACACCAGTTCGTTTAGATGGTGAATGGAAATTTTATTGGCAACAATTATTAGCACCTAGTGATTTAAAGCAAGACCATGAAATATCTTTAGCAACAATTCCTGGGGTCTGGAACGGCAATCAGCTATATTCTACTGATGCTAAGTTGCCACCCGATGGCTATGCAACTTACAGTTTGACGTTCAATATTGACCAACCATCCCAACAACTTTCAATTTTACTTCCACATATCTCGACCTCTTATAATATTTGGATAAATGGCAAACAATTATCTAGCATTGGCACCGTTGGAACAACTACTAACAGTGCTTTTCCTCAATACGCTACTCAAGAATTACAATTTGAAACACAAGCTGGGGCTAATAATATTGTTATTCAAATAGCTAATTTCACTAATTTATTTGGCGGTATTAATTCCAGCATTTACTTAGGGACTCCGCAACAGATCCAACTGCTTGACCGCAAAAACTTAACTATTGACGTCTTGTTAATCGGCAGTTTAATTATTATGGGTATTTACCATTTCACCTTATTCACTTCCCGCAAAAAAGATTTTTCAGCTTTCCATTTTGGATTATTATGTTTAATTATCGGTCTTAGAACAGCTGTAACCTCTCAACGTTACATTTTAACACTGTTCCCAGACCTACCATGGGAGCTTCTCACAAAAATTGAATATCTAACTTATTATCTCGGAACAATAACAATAATCCGCTTTCTTTATTCACTATATCCTACCAAACCTATGCAAAAGCTCATTAAATTCAGTCTGCCAATTGTTTTATTTTTTTCACTGTTAGTTGTTTTCACCGATGTAAAAGTGTACGGAAAATACAGCGACTTTTTTGATCTTTACATCTTAGCTGGTTCTGCCATAATTTTTTATTCTTTATGGTTGGCTCGCAAGAAATTTTTCTTTTATGCATTAATCTTTACTTATGGCTTTATTATTTTATTAGTTACAGTTATCAATGATTTATTACAATATAAAAATATCCTCCACACCCCTTTACTATTGCCATTTGGACTGTTAACATTTATGTCTTGCCAAGCCTTTATTTTATGTTTGCGTTTTACCAATGCCTTCCGCTTAGTAGAGGCAATGTCGATCTCCTTAAAAAATAAAAATAAAAAGCTACGTCAATTATATATTGAGCAAAAAAAATCAACCGAAATAATCTCCAGTTGGAATCAAAAATTAGAAGAAACCGTCAGTGCTCGTACCAAAGCGTTGGAAGAAGCAAATAACAAACTTTTAGAATTATCATTTTTAGATGGTCTGACAAAAATCGCTAATCGCAGGCATTTTGACGAAGTTTTAGAAAAAGAATGGTTTAGAAGTTGTCGCAGTCAACTCCCCTTATCTGTTATTATTTTCGATATTGATTTCTTTAAATTATATAATGATCATTATGGACATCTATCTGGTGATGAATGCTTAAAAAAAGTTGCTAAAACTGCTTCAGCTTGCATTAAACGTAGTTGTGATTTAGCCGCTCGTTACGGTGGTGAGGAGTTCGTTTTCCTTCTACCTAACACTAACTTATATGGTGCTATTAAAGTAGCTGAAAGACTTCGCCAGGGTATTGAAAACTTAAATATTGAACATGTGAAGTCTCCTAAAAACAAAATTACCTGTAGTGTCGGCGTGGCTACCCTTATTGCTGATAAAGCTTTATTACCAACAGAAATATTAGCACTCGCCGATAAAAATTTATATAAAGCAAAAGATTCCGGGCGTAATACTATTTATTATTCAGTTTAG